The DNA region CGGCGGTCGACTGCCGGGAGGCCCTGGTGGCCGCCAGCGGTTGCCTGGCCACCTGGACGCCGGTGGAGTCCACCGGGCGCGCGCCCCAGGACACGGTGATCGTGCGGCGCCCCGAATCCGAGGCCAACATCGATTGGGATTCGCCCAACAACCTGCCCCTGGACCCCGAAACCTTCGGTATGCTCTGGCAGGACGCCCTGGAGGTCCTTGGCCGCAAGGAGCGGATTTTCGTGACCGACCGGGTGGTGGGCGCCGCCGCCAACTATGCGCTTCCCGTCCAGACGGTTTCCGATCACGCCCTGACGAGCCTCTTCACCCTCAACATGTTTCGGCCGGCACCGCCCGACCTGCAGGCCAGCTGTTTTGCCCAGCGGGGTTTCACCCTGCTGGTGCTGCCCTACGACAAGATCGACACGCGCCGCTACCACGGGCGCCTGCGCCGGCTGCCGGACGGCAAGACCTCGAATCTGGTCATCGCCATGGATTTTGATCGGCGCCTGGGCCTGGTTTACGGCTCGGCCTACGGCGGCAGCGTCAAAAAACTGATCTTCACCGTGATGAACTACTATCTGCCCTTCGAGGACATTCTGCCGATCCATTGCAGCGCCAACGAAAACGAGCGCGGCGAACTGGCGCTTTTCCTGGGGCTGTCCGGCACCGGCAAGACCACCCTCTCGGCCGACGCCAGCCGCGCCCTGCTGGGCGACGATGAGCACGGCTGGAGTGAAAACGGCATCGCCAACTTCGAAAACGGCTGTTATGCCAAGCTGATCGATCTCAACCCCGAAAAGGAGCCCGAGATCTACCGGGCCGTGTTTCACCAGGACGACTACCGCCGGCACGGGGCGATCGTCGAAAATGCGATGATGTACCCCGACGGCAGCTTCGACCTTTGCGACGACCGCCTGACGCCCAACAGTCGCGCCTCATATCCCCTGACGTTTCTCGCCAACATCAAGGCCGACTCCACCGGCGCGCACCCGCGCACCATCCTCTTTCTGACCGCCGATGCCAACGGCGTGCTGCCGCCGATTTCGCGGCTCAACCGCGAACAGGCGATGCTCTGGTTTCTGATGGGCTACACCAGCAAGCTGGCCGGCACCGAAACCGGCGTCGTCGACCCGGTGTCGACCTTCTCGCGCTTTTTCGGTCAGCCCTTCATGCCCTGTCTGCCGCGCATGTATGCCGAGCTGCTGGGTCGCAAGCTGGACACCCACAAAACCCAGGTCTACCTGGTCAACACCGGCTGGAGCGGGGGGCCGTACGGGGTCGGAAAACGGATGGACATCACGTTGACCCGGGCGATGGTCAACGCCTGCCTGGACGGCAAGCTGAGCAACGTGGCGTTCAAGCCCGAGGGACTCTTCCACCTGGACATTCCGGTGACCTGCCCGGGCGTGCCCGACGAGATCCTGGTTCCCGAGAACACCTGGACCGATAAAGGCGCCTATGGGGAGCGGGCCCGCAAACTGGCCCGGGAGTTCAGCGAGCGCTTCGACAAGGCCTACGGGGACAAAAATATCGACGCCGCCGTGCGGGCCCAGTGCCCGGGAAAATAGCCCCCTGCGCGCCGAAGGCCGTCCCGGCCTCCGGGCCCGTCAGCCGGGGTCTCCGGCAGCGGCTTTGACCGCCATCGGGCACCCCGCCGGCGGGGGGGCCCTGCGCCCGGGCCGCCGCGGAGGCCTCACGTGAGCGCCGACAGCTTTAAAAGCACCCTCAGGGTTTTTTTCAGCGGCCGCATGGTGGTGGCGTTCATGATGGGGCTGGCCTCTGGCCTGCCGCTATTGCTGACCATTTCGGTGCTGCAGGCCTGGATGAAGGAGGAGGGGGTCGATCTGGCCGTCATCGGATTGATGGCCCTGGTGGGCCTGCCCTACACCCTCAAGTTCCTGTGGGCGCCGGTCTTGGACCGCTTCAGCCTGCCGCGACTGGGGCGGCGGCGGGGCTGGCTGCTGGTTTTCCAAGCGGCGCTGATCGTCGCCATCGCCGGCCTCGGGCTGACGGACCCCCGCCAAAACCCGGCCGGGGTGGCCCTGGTGGCCTTTCTGGTGACCTTTTTCAGCGCCTCCCAGGACATCGTCATCGACGCCTACCGGCGGGAGGACCTGCCCGACCGGGAGTTGGGGCTGGGGTCCTCGCTTTACATCAACGGCTACCGGTTGGGGATGCTGCTGGCCTCCGGCGGCGGGTTGATCCTGGCCGAGTTTATCCCCTTCTCGCTGGTCTATGCCATCATGGCGGCCTGCCTCCTGCCGGGGGTGCTCACCACCGTGCTGGCGCCGGAGCCCCAGGCGGCGGCCGGTACGCCCCGGAGTCTGCGGGAAGCGGTGGTGGCCCCCTTGGTGGAGTATTTCAGGCGGCCGGAGGCCGTCTGGATCCTGGCGTTTATCCTGCTCTACAAAATCGGGGACACCATGGCCAGCGCCATGTCCGTCCCTTTTTACCTGGAGATCGGGTTTGCCAAGGCCGAGATCGGGGCCGTGGTCAAACTCTTCGGTTTTTGGGCCACCGTCGCCGGCTCCCTGGTCGGCGGGGTGCTCATGCTGCGCCTGGGCATTCACCGCAGCCTGTGGCTCTTCGGGGTTCTGCAGGCGCTCTCCACGGCCTGTTTCGCCCTGCTGGCGCGGATCGGCTACAGCCTGCCGGCCCTCTCGGGGGTCATCGCCTTTGAAAACCTCAGCGGCGGCATGGGCACCGCCGCTTACGCGGCCTTTATGGCCAGCATCACCAACAAACGCTTCACCGCCACCCAGTATGCCCTGTTGACCAGCCTGATGGGCATTCCGCGGGTCTTGGCCGCAGCCCCCACCGGGTTTCTGGCGCAGCGGATCGGCTGGGAGCTGTTTTTCATTTTCTGTACCCTGGCGGCGCTGCCGGGGCTGCTGTTGTTGCGGCGGTTTGCCGCCTGGGAAAACCCCTGAAGGTCTTTACCGGCGGCCGGAGGGGGCTTCGGCAACCATCGTGATTTGCTGTCAACGTATGGAAAAGGAGAGAGTAGATTATGGAAAATTTGATGGACAAAGCATATGCACTGCTGACGTTTTACGGCCTCAAGGTGATCGCCGCGATCGTCATTCTGATTATCGGGCGCTGGGCGGCCAAAGCCATCGAAAAACTGGTCGTGCGGGTGATGAGCGGGCGCAAGGTGGACCCCACCATCACCAACTTTACCGGCAACCTGACCTACATCGCGCTGCTCGCCTTTGTGGTGTTGGCGGCCCTCGGGCAGTTGGGGATTCAAACCACCTCCTTCATCGCGATCCTCGGCGCTGCCGGTCTGGCCATCGGTCTTGCCCTGCAGGGGTCGCTTGCCAATTTCGCGGCCGGTTTTCTGCTGATCATTTTTCACCCCTTCAAAGTCGGGGACGTCATCGAGGGCGCGGGCGTCGTCGGGGTCGTCGAGAAGATCCAGATCTTCACCACCCAGCTGTTGACCCCCGACAATAGAACCATCATCATCCCCAACGCCAAGCTGACCGCCGACAACATCGTCAACTGGTCGGTCAAGGGCACCCGCCGGGTGGACCTGGAGGTGGGTATCGGTTACGGCGACGACATCGACAAAGCGCGCGATATCCTGACCGCGATCGTGGACGAGGACAATCGGATTCTGAAGGACCCGGCGCCCACCATCGCGGTTTCGGCGCTGGGCGATTCCAGCGTCAACTTCGTGGTGCGCCCCTGGGTTATGGCTGCCGATTACTGGGGGGTGTATTTCGACCTCACCGAAAAGATCAAGAAGCGCTTTGACGCCGAGGGGATCTCGATTCCCTTTCCCCAGCGCGATGTCCACATCTACCAGCACGGCGAGGCGCCGGCCGTCTAAGCGGCGGCATGTTGCAAATGAGCCCCGGGAGCCGTGCCTGGCTTGCAGGCGAAAATCTCCTGCGCAGATTGGCGGCCCACCGGGCGGGTTTCGGGCGCCGGCCCCTATCCGGCGGCGGCGGCCAGTCGGCGGGTTCCCGGGCGATCGCGGCTGATCACGATCCCGATGAAGACCAGGGCCGAGGCGGCGATCTGGGGCGGGGTGAAGGTTTCCCCCAGCACTAGCCAGCCGAGAAAGATCGAGAAGACCGGGATCAGGTTGACGAAGGCCGACGCCTGGCTGGCGGGAATCCGGCTGGCGCCGAAGTTGTAGAGCCCGTAGGCCCCCAGGGTGATGAAAACCCCGAGGTAGACCACGGCGAAGGCCGACAGGGGCTCGAAGCTGGTGGGCAGCCGGGTGCCCGGCAGAAAGAGCAGCGGCAGGTAGAACAAGCCGCCCACCGCCGCCTGCATGCCGGTGATGAAGAGCGCCGAAAGCCGCTCCGCCAGATACTTCATGGTCACCATGTAGCCGGTGGCGCAGACCATGGCGAGAAATTCGAAAAAATTCCCCAGGGCCGGGTTGGGCGCCTCGGCCGTGGCGTCGCCCTCGAGGCTCAACCAGCAGGCGCCTGCAATCGCCACGAGGAACCCGACAATCGTACGCCGGCTGATCCTCTCCTTCAGAAAAAGGCCCGCGGCGACGGCCACCAGCAGGGGCAAAATGGCCGTGATCAGCCCGGCCTGGGAGGCCGTTGTGTTCTGCAGCGCTTTGGCCTCGAAAATGAAGTAGAGGCACGGTTCGCAGAGGCACATGAAGACGATGAACTTCAAATCGCCCCGGCGCAGCTGGATGTGGCCCATGCGCCGCACCAGAAACCCGAAGCAGAGGGTGGCGATGGCCATGCGGCCGAAGATGACCACCATCGGGTCATAGTGCCGGAAGGCGATTTTAAGGGCGATAAACGAACTGGACCACAGCAGCACGGCCAGCACGATGGCCGCCACCGGCGCCCAGGCGCGTGATGAAGAAAGCACGGACGTCTCCCCGCAAGCATTTGGGTGGGTCTGAAGGGCTTTATTGGTCTTGGGGTTTGTGAGCGGACTCTTGACCGCCATGAAGATGCCGGGAAGAGACCGGGCTTTGCCCAGCCGGCTTCCGGCGGCGGGAGTTGGCCCCAAAAGGGCCGCCACGGCCCTGAGCTTCCCGCATGCAGCAGCCTGATAACACTTTTGCCGGCGGTTGAGAATGAAAATCAGACAAAAAAACGGCCACCGCCGGAAGTCTCGCCCCTGGTTGGCGCTGCTGGCGGCCGGCCTGCTTTGCTTGGCATCGGCCGGCTGCGGGGGGCGCCACTGGATCGCGGCCGAGAACGCCGGCTGCCAGCTATTCGACAGCCACCCGGAGGCCGGCCAGCGCCTGCAGTGGGACGGCGCCTGCCAAGATGGCCGCGCCGAGGGCTG from Desulfobacteraceae bacterium includes:
- a CDS encoding AmpG family muropeptide MFS transporter, which encodes MSADSFKSTLRVFFSGRMVVAFMMGLASGLPLLLTISVLQAWMKEEGVDLAVIGLMALVGLPYTLKFLWAPVLDRFSLPRLGRRRGWLLVFQAALIVAIAGLGLTDPRQNPAGVALVAFLVTFFSASQDIVIDAYRREDLPDRELGLGSSLYINGYRLGMLLASGGGLILAEFIPFSLVYAIMAACLLPGVLTTVLAPEPQAAAGTPRSLREAVVAPLVEYFRRPEAVWILAFILLYKIGDTMASAMSVPFYLEIGFAKAEIGAVVKLFGFWATVAGSLVGGVLMLRLGIHRSLWLFGVLQALSTACFALLARIGYSLPALSGVIAFENLSGGMGTAAYAAFMASITNKRFTATQYALLTSLMGIPRVLAAAPTGFLAQRIGWELFFIFCTLAALPGLLLLRRFAAWENP
- a CDS encoding DMT family transporter → MLSSSRAWAPVAAIVLAVLLWSSSFIALKIAFRHYDPMVVIFGRMAIATLCFGFLVRRMGHIQLRRGDLKFIVFMCLCEPCLYFIFEAKALQNTTASQAGLITAILPLLVAVAAGLFLKERISRRTIVGFLVAIAGACWLSLEGDATAEAPNPALGNFFEFLAMVCATGYMVTMKYLAERLSALFITGMQAAVGGLFYLPLLFLPGTRLPTSFEPLSAFAVVYLGVFITLGAYGLYNFGASRIPASQASAFVNLIPVFSIFLGWLVLGETFTPPQIAASALVFIGIVISRDRPGTRRLAAAAG
- a CDS encoding mechanosensitive ion channel, whose amino-acid sequence is MDKAYALLTFYGLKVIAAIVILIIGRWAAKAIEKLVVRVMSGRKVDPTITNFTGNLTYIALLAFVVLAALGQLGIQTTSFIAILGAAGLAIGLALQGSLANFAAGFLLIIFHPFKVGDVIEGAGVVGVVEKIQIFTTQLLTPDNRTIIIPNAKLTADNIVNWSVKGTRRVDLEVGIGYGDDIDKARDILTAIVDEDNRILKDPAPTIAVSALGDSSVNFVVRPWVMAADYWGVYFDLTEKIKKRFDAEGISIPFPQRDVHIYQHGEAPAV
- a CDS encoding phosphoenolpyruvate carboxykinase (ATP), translated to MELKEALDQVVVGHARVARNLDREAAIQAAVDCREALVAASGCLATWTPVESTGRAPQDTVIVRRPESEANIDWDSPNNLPLDPETFGMLWQDALEVLGRKERIFVTDRVVGAAANYALPVQTVSDHALTSLFTLNMFRPAPPDLQASCFAQRGFTLLVLPYDKIDTRRYHGRLRRLPDGKTSNLVIAMDFDRRLGLVYGSAYGGSVKKLIFTVMNYYLPFEDILPIHCSANENERGELALFLGLSGTGKTTLSADASRALLGDDEHGWSENGIANFENGCYAKLIDLNPEKEPEIYRAVFHQDDYRRHGAIVENAMMYPDGSFDLCDDRLTPNSRASYPLTFLANIKADSTGAHPRTILFLTADANGVLPPISRLNREQAMLWFLMGYTSKLAGTETGVVDPVSTFSRFFGQPFMPCLPRMYAELLGRKLDTHKTQVYLVNTGWSGGPYGVGKRMDITLTRAMVNACLDGKLSNVAFKPEGLFHLDIPVTCPGVPDEILVPENTWTDKGAYGERARKLAREFSERFDKAYGDKNIDAAVRAQCPGK